A region from the Triticum urartu cultivar G1812 chromosome 1, Tu2.1, whole genome shotgun sequence genome encodes:
- the LOC125548811 gene encoding probable ATP-dependent DNA helicase CHR719, whose protein sequence is MAASVDAAAAVAAPAPPPPVAAPEEAGGGDAEQARILIGALNLLSRNLPLPPAVLRAVSSIYHGGEDADQEEEEGAEGPSLVGDEGGEGDPADAVDAAEEATLIQELEDSIYRNQTTHMSSSKLTALKEERFNTCIQHRLSELEGLPSTRGEDLQMKCLLELYGLKLLDLQKKVRSDVNAEYWLHKKCAHPERQLFDWGMMRIRYPFTMYGIGDGFSMDTDDIHRKKRFTERISKLEEEEKNQAETRKRRFFTEILNAAREYQVQTSATYKRRKQRNDGVQAWHVRARQRINRLEKSRLQVLKAGDQEAYMRMVEESKNERLTMLLDKTNELLEGIGKAVQRQKDAEHVSRPEGSEDSESDESPEESPSDDDADTHGSANTSKFNAAGRRLDSTVHSIEEKVTEQPSALVGGELRPYQLEGLQWMLSLFNNNLNGILADEMGLGKTIQTIALIAYLLEKKEVTGPHLIVAPKAVLPNWSNEFKTWAPSIGTILYDGRPDERKSLRETNFGGQFNVLLTHYDLILKDKKFLKKVHWHYLIVDEGHRLKNHECALARTLVSGYLIRRRLLLTGTPIQNSLQELWSLLNFILPNIFNSSGNFEEWFNAPFACDVSINDEEELLIIHRLHQVLRPFLLRRKKDEVEKYLPSKTQVILKCDFSAWQKAYYEQVASKGKVALGSGLKPKAVANLSMQLRKCCNHPYLFVEQYNMYQREEIVRASGKFELLDRLLPKLHRAGHRVLLFSQMTRLLNILEVYLQMYNFKYMRLDGSTKTEERGKLLADFNKKDSEYFIFLLSTRAGGLGLNLQTADTVIIFDSDWNPQMDQQAEDRAHRIGQKNEVRVFVLVSVGSIEEEILDRAKQKMGIDAKVIQAGLFNNTSTAQDRKALLQEILKRGTSTLGTDIPSEREINRLAARTEEEFWLFEKMDEERRRRENYKSRLMQGPEVPEWVFDISETLAEKLLAEEAKNPVINTKRRRKEVVYSDSYVDQWMKSDEVYEDIPKMTPRAKRSAYLSDIQEVDLHDRAKRLKYSDSADGAGNSTWTPEKGRAGVSSYSKDENEDDNDEDEVTAGGLQQGGSFTWNTLRRKRSSHSTNPSSDPKGRSAF, encoded by the exons ATGGCGGCGTCCGTGGACGCGGCCGCGGCCGTGGCCGCGCCTGCtcccccgccgcccgtcgccgcgcCCGAGGAGGCCGGCGGGGGCGACGCGGAGCAGGCCAGGATCCTCATCGGGGCGCTCAACCTTCTGTCGCGCAACCTCCCGCTTCCACCCGCCGTCCTGCGCGCGGTCTCGTCCATCTACCACGGCGGCGAAGACGCGGaccaggaggaggaggaaggggccGAGGGCCCGTCGCTGGTCGGGGATGAAGGCGGAGAGGGGGATCCCGCTGACGCCGTCGATGCGGCCGAG GAAGCCACCTTGATTCAAGAGCTTGAAGATTCTATATATAGAAACCAAACGACACACATGTCGTCCTCAAAGTTGACTGCTCTAAAAGAAGAACGCTTCAATACCTGCATCCAGCATCGGTTATCTGAACTCGAAG GGTTACCATCTACTAGGGGTGAAGATTTGCAAATGAAGTGTTTACTCGAATTATATGGGCTCAAG TTACTAGACTTGCAGAAGAAAGTACGGTCTGATGTCAATGCTGAATACTGGCTACACAAAAAATGTGCGCATCCTGAGAGGCAATTATTTGACTGGGGGATGATGAGGATACGATATCCTTTTACCATGTATGGAATAGGGGATGGGTTTTCAATGGATACCGATGATATCCATCGCAAAAAGAGATTCACCGAG AGGATCTCAAAGCTTGAAGAGGAGGAAAAAAATCAGGCTGAGACCAGGAAGAGAAGATTTTTTACAGAAATTCTTAATGCTGCTAGGGAATATCAAGTGCAAACATCGGCTACTTACAAACGAAGAAAGCAACGTAATGATGGAGTTCAG GCATGGCATGTCCGGGCGCGCCAGCGTATCAATCGACTTGAAAAAAGTAGGTTGCAAGTTTTGAAAGCAGGTGATCAAGAAGCGTATATGCGGATGGTTGAGGAGAGCAAGAATGAACGGCTTACGATGCTCCTTGATAAAACAAATGAGCTTCTAGAAGGAATTGGGAAAGCTGTACAGCGACAAAAAGATGCTGAGCATGTTAGTCGTCCTGAAGGGTCTGAAGACTCAGAATCTGATGAATCCCCCGAGGAGTCTCCTTCAGATGATGATGCAGATACACACGGTTCTGCAAATACTAGTAAATTTAATGCTGCTGGCCGTAGGCTTGATTCTACTGTCCATTCCATCGAAGAGAAG gtaACAGAACAACCGTCAGCCCTTGTAGGTGGGGAGTTGAGACCATATCAGTTAGAGGGTCTCCAATGGATGCTTTCTTTATTCAACAACAATTTGAATGGCATTCTGGCTGATGAAATGGGTTTGGGGAAAACAATTCAGACCATAGCTTTGATCGCTTATCTTTTGGAAAAGAAGGAGGTCACAGGACCTCACTTAATAGTAGCTCCCAAAGCAGTACTACCAAACTGGTCTAATGAGTTCAAAACATGGGCTCCCAG TATTGGTACAATTCTGTATGATGGTCGTCCAGATGAGAGGAAATCTCTCAGGGAAACAAATTTTGGAGGACAATTTAATGTTCTGCTCACACACTATGATTTGATACTGAAAGATAAGAAGTTCCTGAAGAAGGTTCACTGGCACTATTTGATAGTTGATGAAGGACATCGCTTGAAAAATCATGAATGTGCTCTTGCTCGCACACTAGTTTCCGG ATATTTGATCCGCCGCAGACTACTTTTGACTGGCACTCCAATCCAAAATAGCCTACAGGAGCTGTGGTCATTGCTCAACTTTATTCTGCCAAATATTTTTAATTCATCTGGGAATTTTGAGGAATGGTTTAATGCACCGTTTGCATGTGATGTTAGCATTAATGATGAGGAAGAACTATTGATCATACATCGTTTGCATCAA GTTTTGCGTCCATTTTTGCTCCGTAGGAAAAAAGATGAAGTGGAAAAGTATCTCCCTTCAAAAACACAAGTAATACTGAAGTGTGACTTTTCAGCTTGGCAAAAAGCATACTACGAGCAAGTCGCAAGCAAGGGAAAGGTTGCCCTAGGATCTG GACTCAAACCAAAGGCTGTGGCAAACCTATCGATGCAGCTTAGGAAGTGCTGCAATCATCCTTACTTATTTGTAGAGCAATATAACATGTATCAGCGCGAGGAGATTGTTAGAGCATCAGGGAAGTTTGAATTGCTCGATCGGCTACTTCCAAAACTGCATAGGGCTGGTCACAGGGTTCTGCTTTTTTCTCAGATGACAAGATTGCTTAATATTTTGGAAGTATATTTGCAGATGTATAATTTCAAGTATATGAGGCTTGATGGATCAACGAAAACTGAAGAACGAGGGAAATTATTGGCAGATTTTAATAAGAAGGACTCAGAGTACTTCATTTTTCTTCTCAGCACACGAGCTGGAGGCCTTGGATTGAACTTGCAGACTGCAGATACAGTTATTATTTTTGATAGTGATTGGAATCCTCAGATGGATCAGCAAGCTGAAGACCGTGCTCATCGTATAGGACAGAAAAATGAAGTGCGTGTATTTGTTCTTGTTAGTGTTGGATCAATTGAAGAAGAGATCTTGGATCGTGCAAAACAGAAGATGGGTATTGATGCAAAAGTTATCCAGGCTGGGTTGTTCAACAACACCTCCACAG CTCAGGATAGGAAAGCGTTGCTACAGGAGATCTTGAAGAGAGGAACTAGTACACTTGGAACTGACATCCCTAGTGAGCGTGAAATAAATCGTTTGGCTGCTCGAACTGAGGAAGAGTTCTGGTTATTTGAGAAGATGGATGAAGAGAGGCGACGACGAGAAAACTATAAATCCAGGCTGATGCAGGGACCTGAGGTTCCAGAATGGGTTTTTGATATCAGTGAAACCTTAGCTGAGAAGCTCCTTGCGGAAGAAGCCAAAAATCCTGTGATAAACACAAAGAGGCGAAGAAAGGAGGTTGTCTATTCGGACTCTTATGTTGATCAATGGATGAAATCTGACGAGGTATACGAAGACATCCCAAAGATGACTCCAAGAGCAAAACGGAGTGCTTATTTATCCGATATACAGGAGGTTGATTTACATGATAGGGCAAAAAGGCTCAAATATTCTGACAGCGCCGATGGCGCAGGCAACTCAACCTGGACACCAGAGAAAGGAAGAGCTGGAGTTTCTTCCTACAGCAAGGATGAGAACGAAGACGACAATGACGAAGATGAAGTCACCGCCGGTGGTTTGCAGCAGGGTGGTAGCTTCACCTGGAATACCCTCAGGAGGAAAAGGTCTAGCCACTCCACTAATCCGTCGTCGGACCCTAAAGGGCGCTCGGCATTTTAA